CATTGTGAGGATGTGGGTCATCTGACTCGTACCGGCCTCTAAGACTTTGCCTCCTGCATCTGACCTGGTGCCTGGAAGTCTCCTGTTCTCATCAAGCCGGAACCTGTGGGCAGGGGGAGGTTTATCACTTTGGTCCCTTCCTTTAAAGCTTTCCTTGTGTCCTCCCCAGCCAGGCGACAACTTTTCCACTTATTAACTCCTAGATATGACggaaggttgacctctggcctcaagAGAAGCTATGCGTCCGGTGACACAGATCAAGAACAAACACCTTTATTGTGGGTGCCAGGGGAGGGAGGTACGTGGCACTTTAACCCTGAGTCCGGTCTTTGCAGAGCAGTCTGGGACACAGGCTGTGGGTCTTGTTTAGGAGGTGGTCTCTGGAGCTCTGCAGCCAGGCCTGAGTTCGGGGACCCAGGTCTTTCAGGTGATCTTCATAGTAGGTCTGCATAAAGCCCTGGACAGCTCCAGGGCCCCTGTATAAAGGGGACATCTCAGGTGACAAACCAGATACTACAGGGGTTCAATCCCGTTCACTTATGACCTTCTTCAGACTCAAGATTCCAGAGTCTTTGTACTCCTCCTTTAGGCCCAGGGGTCCAGGCCCCAGctctcctccctcagacccaagAGTTCAGGCCCCAGCCATCCTCCTTCAGACTCAGGGCTCCaggccccagccctcctccctcagacccaggaTCTAGCCACAggctctctttccccctctaacTCTGGTGTTCCCTCCCAGCCAAGCACTAGGATTGTCTCACCAGAACCACTGCCATCTGTCCCTGGTTCTGGTCACCAGTGGCTCCACCATCTCCAACACCCTGGCCCTTACCAGGCTCCAGCGGCTGCTCTCAGGGCCAGGCGTGGGGCTCAGGCTTTCTGtagacatggatgctggggaaaCCACAGAGGGGCTTGAGATCTCAGGACCCCATTCCTCTCTTGGGGACAGGTGGGCTCATCCTTGTACCTAGACACCCACATCACCCCTTATTCCAGGCCACACCTGATTTCACCTGGCCTAGATTCAGTTTCCCATCCTGTAGAGAGGGCACCATGATGTCCTTTTTGAAGGGTATTATACAACACAGGGGCATAGTTAAGAAGAAAGTACCCAGTCTCTTGCACTACTTTGCTCATCCTGGCCTATTAGGCCCTCTGACACCACAACCGTCTCTCCACCATTTGATCTCGTCTCTTCCTCACTGCTGGTCCCTCCCTTGTTTCTCTGTCTACTGGGATTTTCTTGCTCAGTGTGCAACTCCACTTCCCACCTGGTGCCTCTCTCCTCTAACCACCTAACCCTCTTGCcctctgggacacacacacacacacacacacacacacacacacacacacacacacattcctcctgctccagcacccacacaactaGGTAGAGACTCACGCCCAGATACTACCTGGCACACAAGTATACATGAGCAtgcttgtgttgtttgttttttttttttaaacatttttttgaatttatttacttatttacttatttcatgtatgtgagtacactgtagctatcttcagacacaccagaagagggcatcagatcccattacagatggttgtgaggcaccatgtggttgctgggaattgaactcaggacctctggaagagcagccagtgctcttaaccactgagccatctctccagcactattttattttttatcctgTGTGTATGGTCCTGTCTGCGGGCACATAAACAAGTGTACTGCCTGTGCCTGTGAAGAGCAAAGGTGTCAGagtccctgcagctggagttacaggcagctgtgaggctgggaactgaactctggtcctctgtaagagcagtgcatGCCCTTAACTATGGGGCTACCACTGAGTCATCCCTCTAGcctattgttattgttattattgttgttgttgttattttgagacatggcctcTTATAGTTCCAGATGGCCTCGAGTGTCCAAGGATGACCTCTGCCATTAAACTGCTGATCCTCTAGACTCCACCTCCAAAATGTCAGGCTGATGGGTGTCTAACCCCATGTCTGTTTTATGACAGGATAGGGCTAGAACCCGGGTTTGGGCATGCCACCTAAGCTCCACCGAGCCACATTCTCTGCTTGTCTAGAAACTTCCTACATAGCTGagattagccttgaactcctgatcctcctgcctccacctcccaagcactggggttCCAGGAAACACACCCAGACCACACATGAACTCTAGTTCCAAGACCCTTCTGAAGTCCCATCAGTGACTTCACTATTTCCTGTTCTGTGAAAGGGGCACTGAGCTAAGCCAATGAGGAGTACACGGGAGTTGCCGGCTGGGCATCCCCTCAGCACTGTCTTGGGAGATACATGgggaatttttttgggggggggggttccgagacagagtttctctgtgtagtactggctgtcctggaactcactctgtagaccaggctggcctcgaactcagaaatccacctgcctctgcctcccaagtgctgggattaaaggcgtgcaccaccactgcccggcaattgtattttaattaatttatttattttaatggtaCTGGATGTTGAACCaaaggcctcatgcatgctaagctATAACTCCAGGCCATTCTGtctgaaaattaaaagaaaaaagggctagagagatagctcagctgttaagggcactggctgctcattAAGAGGactcagtgctcttccagaggacccagttcttcagttctcagcacccacatggcagctcacaactgtctgtaaccctagTTCTAGGGGGTCTGACACACTCAAACAGTCTAACGTGTAGGCAAGacaccaacacacataaaataaagtagaataaaataaaataagaagaaaaagttttaactcatttatgtgtgtatatgtgtatgtgtaatatgtgtttctgtgtgtgaggtCCTCTGTGTCTCATGATcctcctgtggaggtcagaggacaaccttttgAAGCCTGTTTTCCCTTCCACCACATGAGTTCCAGGGACTAACCTCCGGTCCCAGGCTTTTGTGGCATGCACCttgacccactgagtcatctcatggGTCCCAGTTTTCTGTACTTTTAAAAACTGAGTGTCggggtggggctagagagatggctcagaggttaagagcattgagaTACaatgagttcaattcttagcaaccacatgtaggctcacaaccatctatctgtaATGGCatccttctggtgtgtgtgaagatagctacagtgtactcatgtacactctaaaaaaaacccacacagccgggcggtggtggcgcacgcctttaagcccagcacttgggaggcagaggcaggcatgactgtgtgtgcatgtgtgtgtacgcatgtgtgtGTCACGTTCCTCTTACATGGCTACTGACCCACTGATGAAGCCACAGTCGTGCCCCACTCAGAGAACCCCACCTCCAGCAGCCCCCCAACTCCTTACCTACAAAGCTGACCAAGAACAGCACAGAAAGGGAGACTGATGGCAGGTCCCGTGGCCTGCACCTCAGCAGGGACATTTCTGGGGACTTGgtccctctctatctctgtccctcCTGCTGTACTCCACTCTTTCACCGGGGAAGGGACAGGCAGCACTGGAAAGAGCCCTCCCCTTGTGACCTCCCCACACTCCTTGGCAGGACTTCAAAGCGATGGGGccagtgacagtgacagtcaGAGGCCATGTCTGCCCTTGCCTGCCTCCTTTCCTAAACAGTGTGCCGCCCTGGCCTTGTACAAGACACGAAGCCCCAACACTGACTCCACACACCCCCCCAGAGTTTTCCTGGATACAgtttcttcctttgagaattGAGTCCGTAATCTATACTTGAGAGATTGGTGGTGTATGTGAGGGGTTCCTTctattatattttgagacagggtctcaagtagcccaggctggcctggaattcactatgtagccatgagTTCTTTTAGCTAACATGTAAAAACTGTATTtgtacttatgtgtatgtgtgactgtctGTGTCAGAGaggtgcacatgagtgcaggggCTCACGGTGGCTAGAGTGCATGTATCAGATCCCGTGGAGCTGGGTGTGACCCTCCTGATGTGGGAACTAGGAGTctaactcaggtcccctggaagagtagGAAggactcctaaccactgagcccttcctttaatgcttttttttccccttcgagacagggtttctctatgtagccctagctatcttggaactcagtctgtagaccaggtgggcctcgaactcagaaatccacctgcctctgcctcccaagtgctgggattaaggagtgggtcaccactgcctggctcctttaatgttttttaaactatgtttatttattttttgtatctgtacttatctcttctgtctctctgtgtgtggttatctctatgtgtgtgtctgtgcgtctttttgtctgtgtgtgtcactgtgtgtatgtgtgtctttttgtctgtgtgtctgtgtgcatcactatgtgtctgtgtgtgtgttgtgtctgtgtgcctttttgtctgtgtgtctgtgtgcgtcaCTGTGTGCCACGCACTCCGgtcaagtctgcttgacaggctgagaggcCTGAAAGCACTCACTcacgaggaaaagagtttcacggaaactcacctcctggagctagGTATAGGAAGCTTcacattagaagcaagttggtatattcttctgtagacccaggaaatagggtgttggggtattgcagtattcatgataaggtctgctagtgcagaagccctggtggtgggtttaacaatagactagtttacacctggctcccttctttggggcagcagcctggtccccgccttcttttgatgtattcattccttttgtattgcgtCACTGTAGTTTGGTGGATTGtattttgcctggtttcttgttatttctttgatataaaaagtttgatgctcgacctgacaaaatacattcagattctacacaatctcgcgtgttggtctgtctgtcacccgCTGACaccttgcccacctgccccagagacacagtccacgcagacaaagggacccagggGGTCTGCGgcaactgtgtgtatgtgtgtgtgttgtctgtgtgcctttttgtctgtgtatatgtgtctgtgtttgtatgtgtatgtatgtgtgtgtctctgggtgTGTCCATACCATGGAACATGTTAGAGGACAACttcaactttcaggagttggttctcttctactGTGGATCCCAGGGGTCAAACTCTGGCAGTCAGGCATCCCCCCAGGAAGGTCTTTTTATGGCTCAGGAGAGCTGTGAGCTCCTTTTGCCTCAGGCTCTTGAGATCTGGAATTTCAAGTGTAACCACATCAATggcaaacattattttaaatacgTCCCACGCAAGATTTAGGGGTTTTgccaaataaatattaaacagtACCTGCTCCTCTGAAGTTGAAATGTAACTGGGTACCCCGTGGCTTCCTGTTGGTTTGCTTGTCATCTACTGAGACATAAACTCAGGGCAAccttgactggccttgaatttctgatgttcctgcctctgccttcccagtgctgggatgacccCCGTGCCCACATGGCTGGCTGACTTTGCTTCCATGCAGCAAATCCCTGATGGGggcattggagagatggctcaggggtcaaGAACACCGGCTCcttctccagaggacctgggttcaattcccagtaccttgTGGCAGCTTAAAActacctgtagctccagtttcagaggatctgacaccttcacacaaacatacatgcaggtaaaaaccaatgcacatgaaatacaaatgcattgtgtgtgtgtatatatatatatatatatatatatatacatatatatatatatatatatatatatatttcctgatGGTCTTTTAGCTGCAGCTGAAGCAACTGTACAGAGTGACCCTGCCCCCAGCTCCTGAGGCGGGCTGAGCCTCACACTGATATGGTATGGCTCCTCACATGTCAGACTCTTGctgacagacaaaaaaaaaaaaaatcacacagagtTGCTGCTTGCCATGATGCAAACATTTTAGGAATAGATTTTGGGTTCTGTTGCACAACCATGTAAATGTCTCAACACTGCTGACCTAGACACCCGAAACTGGCTGAAATGGTAAATGTTATgttctgtggttttgttgttttgtttttccacatcagaaaaaggaaaacagaagcacAAACCAATGAACCATAGATCCCCATGTCTGGTTATGATAAAAGACCTCTTGCTGGACACGGTCACGGTGGCGGGGGCGCATGTCTGGGACtgcagaacttgagaagctgaagcagggggattatTGAGTTTAAGCTTGGGTGACTTAGGAAGACCCTACTCCCCAGAAACTCAGGAGGGAGTGAAGTTTATAGCCAATCACCATCTCTTTTCAGCATTGAGGCTATGTGCAGGTTGCTGGTTGCTGAGTCTCTGCGGGCTGATTAGCTCACACTAAAATGTGACTTGCTGTCTTACCATTACCTGGCTTGTAGGCTGGCCTGAGACAGGACAGAGCATCAGAAGAGGTGCAGCCATACTATAACGCTCAGGtgctatttatctatttattctttttttgaaaaaaaaaaaaagattttataccaagtgtggtggcacatgcctttaatcccagcgctctggAGGGATCACTGTAAGGTCGAgactagcctgctctacagagctcCAGGCCTCTGAGGCCatggagaagccctgtctcaaagacactccatatatatatatatattcccactctctctttctccctctctctctctacacacacacacacacacacacacacacacattaaattagGGTTCTCGTTTCCTGATGAAGCCCTGCAAGCCTGGAACTCTGAAGGCCTTTGTgtttgccttcccagtgctgggatcatcaGCATTCCCTACTACACCGAATTTAATGCACAGTTGGGGATTGAATGCAGGGCCAAGTGCAAGTTAGCAAGTACTCCATCAACTGAGTCCCAGTATGATGTTTTTAATTTGGTGTACTGTGCTCGAGGCCCAGAGGGGGTTGCTTTGGTGTTTTCCACAGCTTAGGAATGTTTTCCCACTGATGGGAATTGAACAGAGGGCTTTGtgtctaggcaggggctctaccactgagccacgccccccagcccctcattgccctggctgtcctggaactcactctatagaccaggctggcctcgaactcagaaatccacctgcctctgcctcccaagtgctgggattaaaagcgtgtcctaccactgcccagccctacCTAGCATTCTTTTTTCACATAAGAGACAATTGAGGGatggaagatagctcagtggttaagagcactgactgctcttccaaaggtactgagttcaattcccagcaaccacatggtggttctcaaccatccataggggatccaatgccctcacctggtgtgtctgaagacagctacagtgtacttacatacatacataaaaaaaatctttacaaaagGAGGAAACCAAGACAGTAGTTGGTGATGGGGTCGGGGTCTGAATCTAGTTGTCTTTCATCATTTCACCATGCTGATGCAAAGCCTACAGCCCAAGAGGTAGGCTAAGGTagggagctggggctgggggtaGGGCTGAGGAAGGTCTCTGTCCTTTGCCCTTCAGCCAAAGTCAGCATACAAGGTGGCTGTGGGCTGTTTGCTATTTGCTGCCTGCAATGTTTGCTCATcctgggggcaggggcaggctgAAGGTCGGTCAGGGTGGACACCAGGGGCAACTGAAAAACAAGTGTGCCAGTGAGGGAgctggggagaaagaagagggatcTGCAAGGAGAATGGGACGGGCTGGTGATCCTGCCACCCTAGTGTGGCAGCAGAGAGAGTCACATCCCCGAGACCTGAACTGTCTTCAAGTTGGAGAGTGCCAGCAAAATTAGCACTAACTCTCCTTTGACCtccctttgtttttgagaccattACACTGTAGCCAGGATGGTCTCCAGCTCCTggtgatcctctgacctcaatcTCCCAGGTGTctactct
This Mus musculus strain C57BL/6J chromosome 7, GRCm38.p6 C57BL/6J DNA region includes the following protein-coding sequences:
- the Apoc4 gene encoding apolipoprotein C-IV precursor, whose amino-acid sequence is MSLLRCRPRDLPSVSLSVLFLVSFVASMSTESLSPTPGPESSRWSLVRARVLEMVEPLVTRTRDRWQWFWGPGAVQGFMQTYYEDHLKDLGPRTQAWLQSSRDHLLNKTHSLCPRLLCKDRTQG